A single Plasmodium sp. gorilla clade G2 genome assembly, chromosome: 7 DNA region contains:
- a CDS encoding centrin, putative: protein MKLYVSLFYFIFLFLTFFNIIKAQDNKNNVEETLKEQVEMTEEEKDDIYSEFVEYDLNKDGLIDAEEIVVTLKNMKKADFINFFNKVDLDSSGTISIDEYMLFINSN, encoded by the exons atgaaattatatgtgagtttattttattttatattccttttcttaacattttttaacataataaaaGCTCAA gataataaaaataatgtggAAGAAACACTTAAAGAGCAAGTTGAAATGAccgaagaagaaaaagacgATATATATTCTGAATTTGTTGAATATGATTTAAATAAAGATG gacTAATTGATGCTGAAGAAATTGTTGttacattaaaaaatatgaaaaaggcAGATTTTATAaacttttttaataaagtAGACTTGGATTCTTCTGGAACAA tttCAATTGAcgaatatatgttatttataaACTCCAACTGA